One Mus musculus strain C57BL/6J chromosome X, GRCm38.p6 C57BL/6J DNA window includes the following coding sequences:
- the Tex13a gene encoding testis-expressed protein 13A isoform X1, protein MNKWPSTTKALISTLRTCPCLGKRWKTSSKSSLRIVRSLMRLGKPVPGVPWPWVCASLTDLKQLIHQQEMAQKEVALQLQMAQAKLEEVQRERDLLRLKILQAELRALPNAVRPAVAIPPAVVRRGGIRTQWSSTKENLAEWMAAATGRPNERANMSDTALSGTITSPEEVLEDPNGSFMKLLGVMKCKNYPLKRQRLDLRPKKASMCSFSQSLNLRSTVSSEPFIVQLPASFTYSYESPFPAIPTTSQLPTTERQPHVYPYSMASDISHLSDMRIHRGDHQELPKDKRFSAFRRPGDWDCPWCKAVNFSRRENCFHCGKGIWLQNP, encoded by the exons ATGAACAAATGGCCAAGCACGACAAAGGCCCTGATTTCTACCTTGAGAACCTGTCCCTGTCTTGGGAAGAGGTGGAagacaagttcaaagtcatccttgagGATAGTGAGGTCTCTAATGAGGCTCGGGAAGCCTGTGCCTGGGGTACCCTGGCCTTGGGTGTGCGCTTCGCTCACAG ACCTGAAGCAGCTCATCCACCagcaagagatggctcagaaggagGTAGCTCTCCAGCTTCAAATGGCTCAGGCCAAACTAGAagaagtgcagagagagagagacctactgAGACTGAAGATCCTCCAAGCA GAGCTGAGGGCTCTCCCGAATGCAGTAAGACCAGCTGTGGCCATTCCTCCCGCTGTTGTCAGAagaggagggataaggacacaATGGTCAAGCACAAAGGAGAACTTGGCAGAGTGGATGGCTGCTGCCACAGGAAGACCGAATGAGAGGGCAAATATGAGCGACACTGCCCTGTCAGGGACAATAACTTCCCCAGAAGAGGTCTTGGAGGATCCCAATGGAAGTTTCATGAAGCTTCTAGGAGTCATGAAGTGCAAAAATTATCCCCTGAAAAGGCAGAGATTAGATCTCAGACCCAAGAAGGCATCCATGTGCTCTTTCTCTCAGTCCCTAAATCTGAGATCCACTGTGTCCTCTGAGCCCTTTATTGTCCAACTCCCAGCCTCATTCACATACTCCTATGAAAGCCCCTTCCCAGCCATACCCACCACATCCCAACTACCGACCACAGAAAGACAGCCTCATGTGTATCCCTATTCTATGGCCTCTGATATAAGTCATCTGTCTGATATGAGAATCCACAGAGGAGATCATCAAGAACTACCAAAAGACAAGAGATTTTCAGCATTCCGTAGGCCTGGGGATTGGGACTGTCCTTGGTGTAAAGCTGTGAATTTTTCAAGGAGGGAAAACTGTTTCCACTGTGGGAAGGGGATTTGGCTGCAAAACCCTTAG
- the Tex13a gene encoding testis-expressed protein 13A isoform X2, which translates to MAQKEVALQLQMAQAKLEEVQRERDLLRLKILQAELRALPNAVRPAVAIPPAVVRRGGIRTQWSSTKENLAEWMAAATGRPNERANMSDTALSGTITSPEEVLEDPNGSFMKLLGVMKCKNYPLKRQRLDLRPKKASMCSFSQSLNLRSTVSSEPFIVQLPASFTYSYESPFPAIPTTSQLPTTERQPHVYPYSMASDISHLSDMRIHRGDHQELPKDKRFSAFRRPGDWDCPWCKAVNFSRRENCFHCGKGIWLQNP; encoded by the exons atggctcagaaggagGTAGCTCTCCAGCTTCAAATGGCTCAGGCCAAACTAGAagaagtgcagagagagagagacctactgAGACTGAAGATCCTCCAAGCA GAGCTGAGGGCTCTCCCGAATGCAGTAAGACCAGCTGTGGCCATTCCTCCCGCTGTTGTCAGAagaggagggataaggacacaATGGTCAAGCACAAAGGAGAACTTGGCAGAGTGGATGGCTGCTGCCACAGGAAGACCGAATGAGAGGGCAAATATGAGCGACACTGCCCTGTCAGGGACAATAACTTCCCCAGAAGAGGTCTTGGAGGATCCCAATGGAAGTTTCATGAAGCTTCTAGGAGTCATGAAGTGCAAAAATTATCCCCTGAAAAGGCAGAGATTAGATCTCAGACCCAAGAAGGCATCCATGTGCTCTTTCTCTCAGTCCCTAAATCTGAGATCCACTGTGTCCTCTGAGCCCTTTATTGTCCAACTCCCAGCCTCATTCACATACTCCTATGAAAGCCCCTTCCCAGCCATACCCACCACATCCCAACTACCGACCACAGAAAGACAGCCTCATGTGTATCCCTATTCTATGGCCTCTGATATAAGTCATCTGTCTGATATGAGAATCCACAGAGGAGATCATCAAGAACTACCAAAAGACAAGAGATTTTCAGCATTCCGTAGGCCTGGGGATTGGGACTGTCCTTGGTGTAAAGCTGTGAATTTTTCAAGGAGGGAAAACTGTTTCCACTGTGGGAAGGGGATTTGGCTGCAAAACCCTTAG
- the Tex13a gene encoding testis-expressed protein 13A, whose amino-acid sequence MALNPEDLGSGFRHSKVSMFINEQMAKHDKGPDFYLENLSLSWEEVEDKFKVILEDSEVSNEAREACAWGTLALGVRFAHRQGCLQGHGVQWLQDLSSLHKMSALSLSPDLKQLIHQQEMAQKEVALQLQMAQAKLEEVQRERDLLRLKILQAELRALPNAVRPAVAIPPAVVRRGGIRTQWSSTKENLAEWMAAATGRPNERANMSDTALSGTITSPEEVLEDPNGSFMKLLGVMKCKNYPLKRQRLDLRPKKASMCSFSQSLNLRSTVSSEPFIVQLPASFTYSYESPFPAIPTTSQLPTTERQPHVYPYSMASDISHLSDMRIHRGDHQELPKDKRFSAFRRPGDWDCPWCKAVNFSRRENCFHCGKGIWLQNP is encoded by the exons ATGGCCTTGAATCCTGAGGATCTTGGTAGTGGGTTCCGGCATAGCAAGGTGTCAATGTTCATCAATGAACAAATGGCCAAGCACGACAAAGGCCCTGATTTCTACCTTGAGAACCTGTCCCTGTCTTGGGAAGAGGTGGAagacaagttcaaagtcatccttgagGATAGTGAGGTCTCTAATGAGGCTCGGGAAGCCTGTGCCTGGGGTACCCTGGCCTTGGGTGTGCGCTTCGCTCACAGGCAAGGCTGCTTACAAGGGCATGGGGTGCAGTGGCTACAAGACTTGTCTAGCCTACATAAGATGTCTGCACTCTCCTTGTCACCAGACCTGAAGCAGCTCATCCACCagcaagagatggctcagaaggagGTAGCTCTCCAGCTTCAAATGGCTCAGGCCAAACTAGAagaagtgcagagagagagagacctactgAGACTGAAGATCCTCCAAGCA GAGCTGAGGGCTCTCCCGAATGCAGTAAGACCAGCTGTGGCCATTCCTCCCGCTGTTGTCAGAagaggagggataaggacacaATGGTCAAGCACAAAGGAGAACTTGGCAGAGTGGATGGCTGCTGCCACAGGAAGACCGAATGAGAGGGCAAATATGAGCGACACTGCCCTGTCAGGGACAATAACTTCCCCAGAAGAGGTCTTGGAGGATCCCAATGGAAGTTTCATGAAGCTTCTAGGAGTCATGAAGTGCAAAAATTATCCCCTGAAAAGGCAGAGATTAGATCTCAGACCCAAGAAGGCATCCATGTGCTCTTTCTCTCAGTCCCTAAATCTGAGATCCACTGTGTCCTCTGAGCCCTTTATTGTCCAACTCCCAGCCTCATTCACATACTCCTATGAAAGCCCCTTCCCAGCCATACCCACCACATCCCAACTACCGACCACAGAAAGACAGCCTCATGTGTATCCCTATTCTATGGCCTCTGATATAAGTCATCTGTCTGATATGAGAATCCACAGAGGAGATCATCAAGAACTACCAAAAGACAAGAGATTTTCAGCATTCCGTAGGCCTGGGGATTGGGACTGTCCTTGGTGTAAAGCTGTGAATTTTTCAAGGAGGGAAAACTGTTTCCACTGTGGGAAGGGGATTTGGCTGCAAAACCCTTAG